A genomic region of Deltaproteobacteria bacterium contains the following coding sequences:
- a CDS encoding diguanylate cyclase produces the protein MHKDTRVLIVDDESLVAEMIEGLLEQIGYTVVGKAISGSQAVEMTQALKPDVVLMDIKMPDIDGIEATRRIYELCATPVVVLTAHETPELVERASVAGVGAYMVKPPNAREMERAITIAMARFDDMIKLRSMAGELVKANEQLERLSITDGLTGLYNHRHLVKMLESEFTRSIRYNRNLSLLMIDIDHFKRVNDNYGHPCGDLILQDIARLLQNQVRSTDLVARYGGEEITVLLPELGISSTLEVAEKLRQEIEKYPFKCEGKSLTVTVSIGAAAYREKNMQSWKQLLNAADQALYLAKASGRNKVIVYSDSKQDDASPRTFL, from the coding sequence ATGCATAAAGACACCCGAGTACTGATCGTTGATGACGAATCGCTGGTAGCTGAGATGATCGAGGGGCTGTTGGAGCAAATAGGGTATACGGTCGTGGGGAAAGCCATAAGTGGTTCTCAGGCTGTGGAAATGACTCAGGCCCTGAAGCCGGACGTTGTCTTGATGGATATTAAAATGCCTGATATAGACGGCATCGAAGCTACTCGGCGCATCTATGAATTATGTGCCACGCCGGTTGTGGTCCTGACCGCTCATGAAACTCCGGAATTGGTGGAGCGAGCCAGTGTTGCCGGTGTGGGCGCCTATATGGTTAAGCCACCCAATGCCCGTGAAATGGAGAGGGCCATCACCATTGCTATGGCCCGCTTTGATGATATGATTAAACTGCGGAGCATGGCGGGCGAACTGGTGAAGGCAAATGAACAGCTCGAGAGGTTATCCATAACCGATGGACTGACAGGCCTTTATAACCACCGACACCTGGTGAAGATGCTCGAATCTGAGTTTACACGCTCAATACGATACAATCGTAACTTGTCTTTGCTTATGATAGACATTGACCATTTCAAAAGAGTAAATGACAATTACGGGCATCCCTGTGGTGATCTTATCCTCCAGGACATTGCTCGCCTCCTTCAGAATCAGGTTCGAAGCACTGACTTGGTCGCCCGGTACGGCGGAGAGGAAATAACAGTTCTTCTGCCTGAACTGGGTATTTCTTCAACTTTAGAAGTCGCTGAAAAATTAAGGCAAGAGATCGAAAAATATCCTTTTAAGTGTGAAGGCAAATCCCTCACGGTCACAGTAAGTATCGGGGCGGCTGCGTATCGAGAAAAGAATATGCAATCATGGAAACAACTGTTGAACGCTGCAGACCAGGCCCTATACTTGGCCAAGGCAAGCGGGAGAAACAAAGTGATCGTCTATTCTGATTCTAAACAAGACGATGCGTCCCCCCGAACATTCCTTTAA